The Bacteroidota bacterium genome includes the window AAAAAGGAGCTTGGCTCGGTGCTGAATATTTGTATCCTTTAACAAATCGCAAATTCCAAAATATCAGAATATCTTTGAATTTTATTATTGATCAAAACTCATTAAATGAAAATTTGACCAAAAACAAAGAAATTTCTTACAAGCAAATAAAAGAAATGAAAAATGCCGTTTTAGTTGTTCGTTTAAAATCTTCTTCCAACAAAATAAAGGCTTTGAAAGAAAAAGGAGATTTTGATATGGCAAAAAAAGTTGAGCAAGAGCAAAGAAAAGAAAACTTAGAAATTCTAAGAACTTTTAAAAAACATTTTGATTTTTGTAAAGTATATTTTGTTTCTAATAAAAATACAGCAGAAGTTAAAAAAAATGGTTTCAAAAATGTTTTCCTGAACGATAGCCTTGTCATTGATAAAAATATTATTGTCAAAACAAATAAAATTTTTGTTGCTGAATTTGGAATTATTGATCAACAGGAAGAAGGCAACCCTGTAATTTCCGATGCTGAAATTCATGCTTTGATAATTAAGAATGAAAATTTTAAACAACTGCATACTCCTTTTCCTTTTTATGTAAATATAAATGATTTTATAGATGAAAGAAAAGTAGAAGAAGTTATTTGGCTGATGAATAAAAACCTTCATTCCTATTATAAATTGGCAATGAATGAGGATAAATAAATGAGCAAGTCTAAAAATATAGTAAAGAAAAAATTTCAAACTGCTAATGTTATAAGTATTTCATTAGCACATCTTTTTCATGATATTTACGCTTCTTTTCTTGCACCGATTTTACCACTGTTAATTACAAAACTTGGAATAAATTATTCTCTTGCATCACTTTTAACAGTTGCACAACGCTCACCTTCATTGTTGAGTCCGTTTATTGGCATTCTTGCCGATAAAGTAAAAATGAGATATCTCATTATTGTTACTCCTGCAATTACTACTGTTGCCATGAGTTTGGTAGGGATAGCTCCAACATATTCTTTACTAATAACATTGGTTATTGTTGCAGGATTAAGCTCTACATTTTTTCATGTTCCTTCCCCTGTGATGATGAAAAAAGTTGCAGGCTACCAAACAGGTAAAGGAATGAGTTTTTATATGTTAGGAGGTGAACTTGCACGTACTTTAGGACCAATTACAATTCTTGGTGCAGTTTCACTTTGGGGACTTGAAGGAACTTACAGATTGTTGCCTTTTGGTCTCATAGCATCAGTATTGCTGTATTTCAGGTTACGAAATATCGATATTTCCGAAGACGTAAAAAAAACAGGGAACGAAGCGGGTTTTAAAAAAACATTAAAAAAGTTTTTACCGTTTTTTCTGATACTTGCAGGATATTTATTCGGAAGAGCAATAATGCAATCGGCACTTACATTTTTTTTACCAACATATTTGAATCTTGAAA containing:
- a CDS encoding outer membrane beta-barrel protein, which encodes MKKLFLLFLFIPFFLCGQKIEDKTNDYWKIGISPGIAITNMEIDSVDNSQVYLPFAAFSLNKKINNSFDIRLGASYSARGTNVNSQYYKYRYRYFDFRIVPQYNLGENIKLNFGLQPSFLSNAVLIKGTDASDRPELDEDDFKYEINMLAGFEFKLQKGAWLGAEYLYPLTNRKFQNIRISLNFIIDQNSLNENLTKNKEISYKQIKEMKNAVLVVRLKSSSNKIKALKEKGDFDMAKKVEQEQRKENLEILRTFKKHFDFCKVYFVSNKNTAEVKKNGFKNVFLNDSLVIDKNIIVKTNKIFVAEFGIIDQQEEGNPVISDAEIHALIIKNENFKQLHTPFPFYVNINDFIDERKVEEVIWLMNKNLHSYYKLAMNEDK
- a CDS encoding MFS transporter, which gives rise to MSKSKNIVKKKFQTANVISISLAHLFHDIYASFLAPILPLLITKLGINYSLASLLTVAQRSPSLLSPFIGILADKVKMRYLIIVTPAITTVAMSLVGIAPTYSLLITLVIVAGLSSTFFHVPSPVMMKKVAGYQTGKGMSFYMLGGELARTLGPITILGAVSLWGLEGTYRLLPFGLIASVLLYFRLRNIDISEDVKKTGNEAGFKKTLKKFLPFFLILAGYLFGRAIMQSALTFFLPTYLNLEKGESLWFSGISLSVLQLAGAVGTFLSGTISDKIGRSTTLIVVSIISPIMMWFFITSENNVMMFVFLILIGIFHFASGPVLLALIQDLNADKPAFVNSIFMTISFGLSSVAVLLIGFLSDEIGLETTFKISAIIALTGIPFVFFLKKK